A single window of Bradyrhizobium daqingense DNA harbors:
- a CDS encoding ETC complex I subunit translates to MTARIFKPAKNAMQSGRSKTKEWQLDYEPEQPRSVEPLMGWTSSGDMKQQITLRFHSKEEAVAYCERKGIAYQVIEPQESIRRPVAYADNFSFRRGEPWTH, encoded by the coding sequence ATGACCGCACGCATTTTCAAACCCGCCAAGAACGCGATGCAATCCGGCCGGTCCAAGACGAAGGAATGGCAGCTCGATTACGAGCCGGAGCAGCCGCGTTCGGTGGAGCCGCTGATGGGCTGGACCTCGTCCGGAGACATGAAGCAGCAGATCACGCTGCGCTTCCACAGCAAGGAAGAGGCGGTCGCCTATTGCGAGCGCAAAGGCATCGCCTATCAGGTGATCGAGCCGCAGGAATCGATCCGGCGCCCGGTCGCCTATGCCGACAATTTCTCGTTTCGCCGCGGCGAGCCCTGGACGCATTGA
- a CDS encoding Lrp/AsnC family transcriptional regulator, giving the protein MAGRDQLDGVDLKILSELQQDGRVRNNELALRVGVSAPNCLRRLKSLFSRGVIRAVRAVIDERLLGYEVVSFVSIQLGSQAQPVLEAFESSISAIPRIQQCWRISGDTDYLLKCVAPSVESMRQQLLHFAAMPDVKNVRSFPVLGVAKDVPLPLQEVAVAAPAG; this is encoded by the coding sequence ATGGCGGGGCGTGACCAGCTCGACGGCGTCGATCTGAAGATATTGTCCGAGCTGCAGCAGGACGGGCGGGTTCGCAACAACGAGCTGGCGCTGCGCGTCGGCGTGTCCGCGCCGAACTGCCTGCGGCGACTGAAATCGCTGTTCAGCCGGGGCGTGATCCGGGCCGTGCGCGCCGTCATCGACGAGCGGCTGCTCGGCTATGAGGTGGTGTCGTTCGTTTCGATCCAGCTCGGCAGCCAGGCTCAGCCGGTGCTGGAGGCGTTCGAGAGCTCGATATCAGCGATCCCGCGCATCCAGCAGTGCTGGCGCATTTCGGGCGACACCGACTATCTCCTCAAATGCGTGGCGCCGAGTGTCGAGAGCATGCGCCAGCAGCTCCTGCATTTTGCCGCGATGCCTGATGTGAAAAACGTTCGCAGCTTCCCGGTGCTGGGCGTCGCCAAGGACGTGCCGCTGCCGTT